In one Spirosoma rigui genomic region, the following are encoded:
- the rlmN gene encoding 23S rRNA (adenine(2503)-C(2))-methyltransferase RlmN yields MGKQDIRKLNASQLKDWLVKNGEQGFRAKQVHEWLWKKSAHSFEQMTNLSLPTRELLNTNFEIRPLSVDQQQKSNDGTIKSSFKLFDGNLVEGVLIPALRNDDLDRMTACVSSQVGCSLTCKFCATGYMDRKRNLDAAEIYDQVVAIDRQAKENYDAPLTNIVYMGMGEPLLNYKNVLESVDRITSPDGLGMSPKRITVSTAGIAKMIRQLGDDAVKFNLALSLHAANDLKRDQIMPINESNTLEALGDALTYFYRKTGTRITFEYILFYNFNDTLQDAQELWKFTKRVPAKVNIIEYNPIAEANFKNTDPQTLDRFAGYLEEKGVTVNVRRSRGKDIDAACGQLAGKK; encoded by the coding sequence ATGGGAAAACAGGACATACGCAAGCTCAACGCCAGTCAACTCAAGGACTGGCTCGTGAAAAACGGCGAGCAGGGCTTTCGGGCGAAACAGGTGCATGAATGGCTCTGGAAAAAGTCGGCGCACTCGTTTGAGCAGATGACAAACCTGTCGCTGCCCACGCGCGAGCTGCTCAATACCAATTTCGAGATACGGCCACTGAGCGTCGACCAGCAGCAGAAAAGTAATGATGGTACTATTAAATCGTCGTTCAAACTGTTCGATGGCAACCTGGTTGAGGGTGTGCTGATCCCGGCGTTACGCAACGACGATCTGGATCGAATGACCGCCTGCGTATCGAGTCAGGTGGGTTGCTCGCTGACGTGTAAGTTCTGCGCTACGGGCTATATGGACCGGAAACGCAACCTCGACGCAGCGGAAATTTACGACCAGGTGGTAGCCATCGACCGGCAGGCCAAAGAGAATTACGACGCCCCCCTGACCAACATCGTATATATGGGGATGGGCGAACCCCTGTTGAATTACAAAAACGTCCTCGAATCGGTCGACCGGATCACTTCGCCCGATGGCCTGGGTATGTCGCCGAAACGAATTACGGTATCGACGGCGGGTATTGCCAAGATGATCCGGCAGCTCGGCGATGACGCGGTGAAATTTAACCTCGCCCTGTCGCTGCACGCGGCCAATGATCTGAAGCGCGATCAGATCATGCCCATCAACGAAAGCAATACGCTGGAAGCTTTGGGTGACGCACTGACGTATTTCTACAGGAAAACCGGCACCCGGATTACCTTCGAGTATATCCTCTTCTATAATTTCAACGATACGCTGCAGGACGCGCAGGAGCTTTGGAAGTTTACGAAGCGCGTACCGGCCAAGGTGAATATCATTGAATATAACCCCATCGCCGAAGCCAATTTCAAAAATACCGATCCACAAACACTGGATCGGTTTGCCGGTTATCTGGAGGAAAAAGGCGTAACGGTGAACGTCCGGCGAAGCCGTGGCAAAGACATCGATGCCGCTTGCGGCCAGCTGGCGGGCAAAAAGTAA
- a CDS encoding inorganic phosphate transporter: MFGLETDVFILLFISLFAACAFEFVNGFHDTANAVATVIYTNSLRPTIAVVWSGICNFTGVLLGGIGVAMGIVNLLPVELLVDQNVYHSVAMVLALLLSAIVWNLGTWYFGLPSSSSHTLIGSILGVGLAFATLPENKEGAAVNWEKAIETGYALLLSPLLGFSLVIIIMFMIRRLVPAETKDQLFKEPKKNSPPPTWIRAILIATCSLVSFFHGSNDGQKGVGLVMLILIGIVPFQFAVKSDLDPQLLKGNISGIQQTIAALDSNQLTTINRARLARTRTELRELDQLVSNPTTDDKIPQAKRLDVRSDLLLITSNMNKIVEDEGANLSAAQLSTLKANLNEESGLRRFTDYAPLWVILMIALSLGLGTMIGWRRIVVTVGEKIGKQHLTYAQGASAELTAATMIGVASMLKLPVSTTHVLSSGIAGSMVANKGIKNLQASTVRNIALAWVLTLPVSVLLSFTLYIFFRWLL, from the coding sequence ATGTTTGGATTAGAAACGGATGTTTTTATCCTCTTGTTTATCAGCCTCTTTGCTGCCTGCGCTTTCGAATTTGTCAATGGTTTTCACGACACGGCCAACGCCGTAGCCACCGTTATCTATACGAACTCCCTCCGGCCAACGATTGCCGTTGTCTGGTCGGGTATCTGCAACTTCACTGGTGTTTTGTTGGGTGGTATTGGCGTGGCCATGGGTATTGTTAACCTGCTGCCGGTCGAGCTACTGGTCGATCAGAACGTCTACCACAGTGTCGCCATGGTACTTGCGCTTCTGCTCAGCGCCATTGTCTGGAACCTGGGCACCTGGTATTTTGGCCTGCCAAGTTCCAGCTCACATACTCTTATTGGTTCTATCCTGGGCGTTGGTCTGGCTTTTGCTACCCTGCCCGAAAACAAAGAAGGAGCCGCCGTTAACTGGGAAAAAGCCATCGAGACCGGCTATGCCCTGTTACTGTCACCCCTACTGGGTTTCAGTCTCGTTATTATCATCATGTTTATGATCCGGCGGCTGGTCCCCGCTGAAACAAAAGATCAGCTGTTCAAGGAGCCCAAGAAAAACTCGCCCCCACCAACCTGGATACGGGCTATTCTGATTGCCACCTGTTCGCTGGTCAGCTTTTTCCACGGTAGCAACGACGGTCAGAAAGGCGTGGGCCTGGTCATGCTGATCCTGATTGGTATTGTTCCCTTCCAGTTCGCAGTTAAATCCGACCTCGACCCGCAGTTGCTGAAAGGAAACATCAGCGGCATTCAGCAGACCATCGCGGCCCTGGATTCCAACCAGCTAACGACCATCAACCGCGCCCGGCTGGCCCGCACCCGTACTGAACTGCGAGAACTGGACCAACTGGTCAGCAACCCCACTACCGATGACAAAATCCCTCAGGCTAAACGCCTGGACGTTCGGAGCGACTTGTTGCTGATCACCAGTAACATGAACAAGATCGTTGAAGACGAAGGCGCTAATCTGAGTGCCGCGCAACTGTCGACGCTGAAAGCCAACCTGAACGAGGAAAGCGGTTTACGGCGCTTCACCGATTATGCGCCTTTGTGGGTTATTCTGATGATTGCGCTGTCACTTGGTCTGGGCACAATGATCGGCTGGCGCCGGATCGTGGTAACAGTCGGTGAGAAGATCGGAAAGCAGCACCTGACCTACGCACAGGGTGCTTCGGCCGAGTTGACGGCGGCTACCATGATCGGTGTAGCTTCCATGCTGAAATTACCGGTTAGTACCACCCACGTCCTGTCGTCCGGTATTGCTGGAAGTATGGTGGCGAACAAAGGTATCAAGAACTTACAGGCCAGTACGGTGCGGAACATTGCCCTCGCCTGGGTATTGACCCTGCCCGTTTCCGTTCTGCTGTCGTTCACGCTCTATATTTTCTTCCGCTGGCTGCTGTAG